A portion of the Eubacterium maltosivorans genome contains these proteins:
- a CDS encoding DUF92 domain-containing protein produces the protein MKALLLGALLSALIGFAAYKKRALSTSGFMAAVVLGTVIYLCGGLLFWLTMIAFFISSSLLTFIKSSKKEAAQQLNEKGGQRDAVQVFANGAPGMAAAILFWFYQNPVFLIIFAASFAASNADTWASEIGVLNRKPPVSIIGFKPMEAGTSGAVSPLGMAAALAGALFIALVFCLAGGLVWKLPVLRLSWVLIITISGFLGCLTDSVLGAVVQAQYRCISCGRLTEKTEHHGEAAVLVKGFKIMNNDVVNFLSGMAAGLLGSIFFNLL, from the coding sequence ATGAAAGCTTTACTACTCGGCGCTCTCCTGAGCGCCCTCATCGGTTTTGCCGCCTATAAAAAAAGGGCCTTAAGCACCAGCGGCTTCATGGCGGCAGTGGTGCTCGGCACAGTTATTTACCTCTGCGGCGGCCTCTTATTCTGGCTGACTATGATCGCCTTTTTTATTTCTTCCAGCCTGCTGACCTTTATCAAATCCAGCAAAAAAGAGGCGGCCCAGCAGCTCAATGAAAAGGGCGGCCAGCGCGACGCTGTACAGGTATTTGCCAACGGCGCCCCGGGTATGGCAGCGGCGATCCTTTTCTGGTTCTATCAGAATCCTGTTTTCCTTATCATTTTCGCCGCCTCCTTTGCCGCCTCCAACGCAGATACCTGGGCCTCGGAGATCGGCGTTTTAAATCGGAAGCCGCCGGTTTCCATCATTGGCTTTAAACCCATGGAGGCCGGCACCTCGGGCGCAGTGAGCCCACTGGGCATGGCGGCAGCTCTTGCTGGGGCGCTGTTTATCGCTCTGGTTTTCTGCCTGGCTGGCGGTCTGGTCTGGAAGCTTCCGGTTCTCCGCCTTTCATGGGTGCTCATCATCACAATCAGCGGTTTTCTGGGCTGTCTGACCGACAGTGTCCTGGGTGCTGTGGTCCAGGCTCAGTACCGCTGTATCAGCTGTGGACGTCTGACCGAAAAAACCGAGCATCACGGCGAGGCAGCGGTGCTGGTCAAGGGCTTTAAAATCATGAACAATGATGTCGTCAATTTCCTGAGTGGCATGGCTGCCGGACTCCTTGGCAGCATCTTCTTTAATCTTTTATAA
- the cysS gene encoding cysteine--tRNA ligase, with amino-acid sequence MKLYNTLTQKKEEFVPIEEGKVRMYSCGPTVYNYFHIGNARPFIVFDVLRRFLEYIGYDVKFVQNFTDVDDKIINRSIEEGITAAEVADKYIAEYFKDADALGIRRADVHPRVSDHMPEIIEMIKALEERGLAYNVDGNVYYQVDHFHDYGKLSKQSIDDLKSGARIDVNDEKRSPLDFALWKKKKDGEPYWESPWGQGRPGWHIECSAMSRKHLGESIDIHGGGQDLIFPHHENEIAQSEGSCGCKFANYWVHNGYININNEKMSKSKGNFFTVRDIAKHYDLEVVRMFMLMAHYRSPVNFSDELLGQAQNALERLYNAKYQMEYLLENNKTEAAAEEEKTWMDSLAQYKKGFIDAMDDDLNTADAIAAIFELVRDANSHLSESSSREAVKAALNLFEELTGVIGLAAKEKETNLESEVEALIAQRQEARKNKNFALADEIRDALLAKGIILEDTREGVKWKKA; translated from the coding sequence ATGAAATTATATAATACCCTTACCCAAAAAAAGGAAGAGTTTGTTCCCATTGAAGAAGGCAAGGTACGGATGTACTCCTGCGGGCCGACTGTTTATAATTATTTTCATATCGGCAATGCCCGTCCCTTCATCGTTTTTGATGTGCTCAGACGTTTTTTAGAATATATCGGCTACGATGTCAAGTTTGTCCAGAACTTTACCGATGTGGACGACAAGATCATCAACCGCAGCATCGAGGAAGGCATTACCGCCGCCGAGGTCGCTGACAAGTACATTGCAGAATACTTTAAGGATGCCGACGCTCTGGGCATCCGCCGGGCCGACGTACACCCCCGGGTAAGCGATCATATGCCAGAGATCATCGAAATGATTAAAGCGCTTGAGGAGCGCGGACTGGCCTACAATGTAGACGGCAATGTCTACTATCAGGTCGATCATTTTCACGACTATGGAAAACTCTCCAAACAATCCATTGACGACCTGAAATCTGGCGCGCGTATCGACGTGAACGATGAAAAACGCAGTCCTTTGGACTTTGCCCTGTGGAAAAAGAAAAAGGACGGAGAGCCCTACTGGGAAAGCCCCTGGGGACAGGGACGCCCGGGCTGGCACATCGAATGCTCGGCAATGTCCCGCAAGCATCTGGGTGAAAGCATTGACATTCACGGCGGCGGCCAGGACCTGATCTTCCCCCACCACGAGAATGAGATTGCCCAGTCCGAGGGCTCCTGCGGCTGTAAGTTTGCCAACTACTGGGTTCATAACGGCTATATCAACATCAACAATGAAAAAATGTCCAAGTCCAAGGGCAATTTTTTTACCGTGCGTGACATCGCCAAGCACTATGATCTGGAGGTCGTCCGCATGTTCATGCTCATGGCCCACTACAGAAGCCCTGTCAATTTTTCCGACGAGCTGCTGGGACAGGCCCAGAATGCGCTGGAACGGCTTTACAATGCCAAGTATCAGATGGAATATCTGCTTGAAAATAACAAGACAGAAGCTGCCGCAGAAGAAGAAAAAACATGGATGGACAGCCTGGCCCAATACAAAAAGGGCTTCATCGACGCCATGGACGACGACCTGAACACTGCCGACGCCATTGCCGCTATCTTTGAGCTGGTGCGCGACGCCAACTCCCACCTGAGCGAGTCCTCCTCCCGGGAAGCGGTAAAAGCCGCGCTGAACCTTTTTGAGGAACTGACCGGCGTCATCGGGCTGGCCGCCAAGGAAAAGGAAACAAACCTGGAATCCGAGGTTGAAGCCCTCATCGCTCAGCGTCAGGAAGCCCGTAAAAACAAAAACTTTGCCTTGGCCGATGAAATCCGCGACGCGCTGCTGGCCAAAGGCATTATTCTTGAGGACACGCGCGAAGGAGTCAAATGGAAGAAAGCGTAA
- the ispD gene encoding 2-C-methyl-D-erythritol 4-phosphate cytidylyltransferase, whose product MEKIKTSVIIPAAGQGTRMNAPINKQYLTLRGKPILSYTLDVFERCSLIDEIILVINKNEFKICRQQVLAPHNYSKIKLVEGGSTRQKSVYEGLKKVSPQTDIVLVHDGARPLIKEDIIVQSIYETIQHKATIVAVPAKNTIKVVEKDGFVEYTPNRDFLFEIQTPQTFTYDLLLDAHEKAIQEEVEGTDDAFLVERMCVPVKIVRGHYNNIKITTPEDLIIAESLIDLFSGEH is encoded by the coding sequence ATGGAAAAAATAAAAACCAGTGTCATTATCCCCGCTGCCGGTCAGGGGACGCGAATGAATGCGCCCATCAACAAGCAGTACCTGACCCTGAGGGGAAAACCGATTCTGTCCTATACGCTGGATGTTTTTGAGCGCTGCTCTCTCATTGATGAGATCATTCTGGTTATCAATAAAAATGAGTTTAAAATCTGCCGACAGCAGGTTTTAGCCCCTCACAATTATTCTAAGATCAAGCTGGTGGAGGGCGGATCGACCCGTCAGAAGTCCGTTTATGAAGGCCTGAAAAAAGTAAGCCCTCAGACCGATATTGTACTGGTCCATGATGGTGCAAGACCCCTGATTAAGGAAGATATCATTGTTCAGAGCATCTATGAGACCATCCAGCATAAGGCCACCATTGTGGCAGTGCCAGCCAAAAACACCATCAAGGTGGTTGAGAAGGACGGCTTTGTGGAGTACACGCCCAACCGGGACTTTCTTTTTGAGATTCAGACGCCTCAGACTTTTACCTATGATCTGCTTTTGGACGCCCACGAGAAGGCTATCCAGGAGGAGGTGGAGGGCACCGACGATGCCTTTTTAGTTGAGCGAATGTGTGTGCCGGTGAAAATTGTCCGGGGACACTACAATAATATTAAGATAACAACGCCTGAAGACCTGATCATCGCGGAGTCGCTCATCGATCTTTTTTCTGGCGAGCATTAA
- a CDS encoding pyridoxal phosphate-dependent aminotransferase: MRTFKKSKKLDNVCYDIRGPVVEEADRMTAEGIDIIMLNTGNPPTFNLNAPDEVIRDIRYNLRSSEAYCHSKGIFPARKAIVQYYQTKGLMDLNEEDVYIGNGSSELVSFCMQALVDDGDEILIPAPDYPLWTACATLAGGKAVHYICDEESNWYPDLEDIRKKITPNTKGIVVINPNNPTGAVYPKEILEGIVKIAVENELIIFADEIYDQIIYDEIEHVPMGTLTNETLVVTLNGLSKSHRVPGFRVGWMVFSGNREMARDYIEGINLLATMRLCANVPAQYAIQTSLGGYQSIDDLVRPGGRLYEQRNIVYKRLNEIPGISCVKPDGALYCFPKVDIKRFNITDDVQFALDFLKRERVLLVQGTGFNWAEPDHFRVVFLPAPTQLEETMDRLQRFMSGYIQG, from the coding sequence ATGAGAACTTTTAAAAAATCCAAAAAGCTGGATAATGTCTGTTACGATATCCGGGGGCCGGTCGTTGAGGAAGCCGACAGGATGACGGCGGAGGGGATTGACATTATCATGCTCAATACCGGCAACCCGCCGACCTTTAACCTGAACGCTCCGGACGAGGTTATCCGCGATATCCGCTATAATCTCAGAAGCTCTGAGGCCTACTGTCATTCGAAGGGGATTTTCCCAGCGCGCAAGGCCATCGTTCAGTATTATCAGACCAAGGGGCTTATGGATCTGAACGAGGAGGATGTGTATATCGGAAACGGCTCCAGTGAGCTGGTCTCCTTCTGTATGCAGGCATTGGTAGATGACGGCGATGAGATCCTGATCCCGGCGCCGGATTACCCGCTCTGGACCGCCTGCGCTACCCTGGCAGGCGGGAAGGCTGTTCATTATATCTGTGACGAGGAATCCAACTGGTATCCAGATCTTGAGGATATCCGAAAAAAGATCACCCCCAACACCAAAGGAATTGTCGTCATCAACCCCAATAACCCCACCGGGGCGGTTTACCCAAAAGAAATTCTGGAGGGAATTGTAAAGATCGCGGTTGAAAATGAGCTGATCATTTTTGCCGATGAGATCTATGACCAGATTATTTACGACGAAATCGAGCATGTACCCATGGGGACGCTGACCAATGAAACCTTGGTGGTTACGCTCAATGGGCTGTCAAAATCCCATCGTGTTCCGGGCTTCAGAGTCGGATGGATGGTTTTTTCCGGAAACAGAGAGATGGCCAGAGATTATATCGAGGGCATCAATCTGCTGGCCACCATGCGTCTGTGCGCAAACGTACCGGCCCAATACGCTATCCAGACCTCCCTCGGCGGATACCAGAGCATCGACGACCTGGTGCGGCCGGGCGGACGTCTTTACGAGCAGCGCAATATTGTCTATAAACGGCTCAATGAGATTCCAGGCATCAGCTGCGTTAAGCCCGACGGTGCGCTGTACTGCTTCCCGAAGGTTGACATCAAACGCTTTAACATTACGGATGATGTTCAGTTTGCTCTGGATTTCCTGAAGCGTGAACGCGTGCTGCTGGTACAGGGCACAGGCTTTAACTGGGCAGAGCCCGACCATTTCAGAGTGGTCTTTCTGCCGGCGCCCACACAGCTTGAAGAAACCATGGATCGCCTTCAGCGCTTCATGAGCGGTTATATACAAGGATAA
- a CDS encoding diacylglycerol/polyprenol kinase family protein, with the protein MIDTNLLGIILSFIYVFIVLGLSTLLQKRGLSAEGSRKLVHIGVSNWWLIAMFCFNNVVWASVAPAAFIVLNAISYRKDLFSAMERHEGSGDLGTVYYPISLLILTILCFGGYSLPYAGALGVFVMGYGDGLAAVVGKRFGKMKYHIFGNTKSYVGSLTMLAVSFLVCAVILWAATPVFLGTILLQALILAVFATVVEAVSPFGLDNLTVPLLTFFLYQLFF; encoded by the coding sequence ATGATTGACACTAACCTTCTCGGGATCATCTTATCCTTTATTTATGTTTTTATAGTATTGGGCCTGTCCACACTGCTGCAAAAGCGCGGCCTGTCCGCCGAAGGCTCCCGTAAGCTTGTGCACATCGGGGTTTCCAACTGGTGGCTCATTGCCATGTTCTGCTTTAATAACGTGGTGTGGGCGTCGGTGGCGCCGGCAGCCTTTATTGTGCTCAACGCCATCTCCTACCGAAAGGACCTGTTCAGCGCTATGGAACGCCACGAGGGTAGTGGCGACCTGGGTACGGTCTATTACCCCATCTCCCTGCTGATTTTGACCATTCTGTGCTTTGGCGGCTACAGTCTACCCTACGCCGGAGCCCTCGGCGTCTTTGTCATGGGATATGGAGATGGTCTGGCCGCGGTGGTGGGAAAGCGTTTTGGCAAAATGAAGTACCATATTTTCGGCAACACCAAAAGCTACGTGGGCAGTCTGACCATGCTGGCGGTTTCCTTTCTGGTCTGCGCTGTGATCCTCTGGGCAGCGACTCCGGTTTTTCTGGGAACCATCCTGCTTCAGGCTCTGATTCTCGCGGTTTTTGCCACGGTAGTGGAGGCAGTCTCCCCCTTTGGGCTTGATAACCTGACGGTTCCCCTGCTCACCTTTTTTCTATACCAGCTGTTTTTTTAA
- the tsaE gene encoding tRNA (adenosine(37)-N6)-threonylcarbamoyltransferase complex ATPase subunit type 1 TsaE, with product MKITIKTESPEATRQLGADFGSLLGGPRTILLTGGMGAGKTAVTKGIVEGMGIFDDVSSPTYTLVNAYEDGDKKVYHFDLYRLGDPEELYEMGFEDYLDEGCSLIIEWPQVAGDYPFASKITFALDQTEKPDERLITIETEEAAIINGLKELGW from the coding sequence ATGAAAATCACGATAAAAACGGAATCTCCCGAAGCCACAAGGCAGCTGGGAGCAGATTTCGGCAGTCTGTTAGGCGGCCCTCGTACGATTCTGCTGACAGGAGGTATGGGAGCCGGCAAAACAGCTGTCACCAAGGGAATTGTTGAGGGGATGGGCATCTTTGATGATGTCAGCAGTCCGACTTATACCCTGGTCAACGCCTATGAGGATGGAGATAAAAAGGTCTATCATTTTGACCTGTACCGCCTTGGCGACCCTGAGGAGCTCTATGAAATGGGTTTTGAGGACTATTTGGACGAGGGGTGCAGTCTGATCATTGAATGGCCTCAGGTGGCCGGTGATTATCCCTTCGCATCTAAAATAACCTTTGCGCTTGATCAGACCGAAAAACCGGATGAACGTCTCATTACCATTGAGACAGAGGAAGCAGCAATCATTAACGGCCTTAAGGAATTGGGATGGTGA
- a CDS encoding YerC/YecD family TrpR-related protein, whose protein sequence is MDTNDKRKMLAQAILSIESEEECFELLEDICTIKEVDDMANRFQIALLLYEGKTFIDVENQTGASSATISRVNRCLKHGKGYRQIIERMFDQNEGED, encoded by the coding sequence ATGGATACAAATGATAAACGCAAAATGCTGGCCCAGGCCATTTTATCAATCGAATCGGAAGAAGAATGCTTTGAGCTGTTAGAGGATATCTGTACCATAAAAGAGGTTGACGACATGGCCAACCGTTTTCAGATCGCCCTTTTGTTATATGAAGGAAAAACCTTTATCGATGTGGAAAATCAGACTGGAGCGAGTTCTGCGACCATCAGCCGTGTCAACCGCTGCCTGAAGCATGGAAAGGGGTACCGTCAGATCATCGAAAGGATGTTTGACCAAAATGAAGGTGAGGATTAA
- a CDS encoding PspC domain-containing protein, with protein sequence MSNRKKRLLRDKQNGIISGVCQGIGEYLGVSPWIFRVLFILPVLPFVLNFISGLVSILLYVLLSAVIKDKGGSAGAGQDDNVVEVEYEIVDDEDDQKKSDS encoded by the coding sequence ATGAGTAATCGAAAAAAACGTCTGCTCAGAGACAAGCAAAACGGAATTATCTCTGGCGTCTGCCAGGGGATCGGGGAATATCTGGGCGTTTCGCCCTGGATATTCCGGGTGTTGTTTATTCTGCCCGTACTGCCGTTTGTACTCAACTTTATCTCCGGTTTGGTCAGCATTCTGCTCTATGTGCTCTTATCCGCAGTGATCAAGGATAAGGGCGGCAGTGCAGGTGCGGGCCAGGACGACAACGTGGTCGAGGTTGAGTACGAGATTGTCGATGACGAAGACGATCAGAAAAAATCGGATAGTTAG
- a CDS encoding bile acid:sodium symporter family protein, which yields MQYLSRFNTFIEKWMPLVTPLCLIIGVVFSAWLGRFAPLVPWLFAFMTFAGSLGSGFRDMKKIAMHPVPLIVVMLILHIVVPLTAFLVGSLIFDDPLLVTGIVLEFIVPTGIVSLVWVNIYHGNSALTLSIILIDTLAAPFLVPFSLHVLMGSAVEISVAGMMKDLVLMIAVPALLAMTLNHATRGRVKHTLSPKLAPLSKIGLILVVIINSTKVAPFFSQMTPTLLLVTLVIFLLAVSGFIWGFLASKIFREKGDGRVSMTFNSGMRNISAGAVIAGQYFPPEVMFPVMIGTLFQQILAAMAGFCLDRLAGRENIAEKVS from the coding sequence ATGCAGTATTTAAGCCGTTTTAATACTTTTATCGAAAAGTGGATGCCCCTGGTCACACCGTTGTGCCTGATCATCGGGGTGGTTTTTTCGGCGTGGCTGGGAAGGTTTGCGCCGCTGGTACCCTGGCTTTTTGCCTTTATGACCTTTGCGGGCAGCCTTGGCTCAGGGTTTCGGGATATGAAGAAGATTGCCATGCACCCTGTCCCGCTGATTGTGGTTATGCTGATCCTGCACATTGTGGTGCCGCTCACAGCCTTTCTGGTGGGCAGCCTGATTTTTGACGATCCGCTGCTGGTCACTGGAATCGTGCTGGAGTTTATCGTGCCCACAGGCATCGTGAGTCTGGTCTGGGTCAATATTTATCACGGCAACTCGGCTCTGACGCTGTCGATCATTCTCATCGACACGCTGGCAGCGCCTTTTCTGGTACCCTTCAGCCTGCATGTGCTCATGGGCTCTGCGGTTGAGATCTCGGTTGCCGGTATGATGAAGGACCTGGTGTTAATGATCGCTGTTCCGGCGCTGCTTGCCATGACGCTTAACCATGCCACCAGGGGGCGGGTCAAACATACACTGTCGCCGAAGCTTGCGCCGCTCAGTAAAATAGGGCTTATTCTGGTCGTTATCATCAATTCCACCAAGGTCGCCCCCTTTTTCAGCCAGATGACGCCCACTTTGCTGCTGGTAACCCTTGTTATCTTTCTGCTGGCTGTCAGCGGCTTTATCTGGGGGTTCCTGGCCTCCAAAATTTTCAGGGAGAAGGGCGACGGCCGGGTCTCCATGACTTTTAACAGCGGCATGCGCAACATCAGCGCAGGGGCAGTGATCGCCGGGCAGTATTTTCCGCCAGAGGTCATGTTTCCAGTTATGATCGGGACGCTGTTTCAACAGATTTTGGCCGCCATGGCAGGTTTCTGTCTGGATCGGCTGGCTGGCCGCGAAAATATTGCCGAAAAAGTATCTTAA
- a CDS encoding Mini-ribonuclease 3, whose protein sequence is MEESVKQRLLKKYTVSEARALNPLTLAYIGDGVYSEYIRRFLVSGGLSNVNHLTKESIKYVKADGQSKMVLALMDSLTDEEQSIVRRGRNTRSQVPKHARTIDYRYATGLEALVGYLELTGQKERLEELMVRGIDLLSE, encoded by the coding sequence ATGGAAGAAAGCGTAAAACAACGTCTGCTCAAAAAATACACCGTCTCTGAGGCAAGAGCCCTCAATCCGCTGACCCTTGCCTATATCGGCGACGGCGTTTATTCCGAATATATCCGTCGTTTTCTGGTATCCGGCGGCCTCTCCAATGTCAACCACCTGACAAAGGAATCCATAAAATATGTTAAGGCCGACGGACAATCAAAAATGGTTCTGGCCCTCATGGACTCCCTGACAGATGAGGAACAGTCCATTGTAAGGCGCGGCCGCAACACCCGCTCCCAAGTGCCCAAGCATGCCAGAACCATCGACTACCGCTACGCTACCGGTCTCGAGGCCCTTGTCGGCTATCTGGAGCTGACCGGCCAGAAAGAACGGCTCGAGGAGCTGATGGTACGCGGCATTGATCTGCTGTCCGAATAA
- a CDS encoding phytoene desaturase family protein: MAKKVTIIGAGTAGLAAGIRLLKNGYEVDICERLPQAGGKMNQIKDQGFTFDVGPTIVMMPDIYREIFEYAGKNPEDYIPMKRLDPMYVLTFPDGEQQRVSSELTELTSMLEAISPEDTLGYFNYLADVYKRYLVAKDEFIDKSFRDRGDFYNLKSLANAMKLKTFDDAYTSISKFVKNENLRKALAFQTLYIGISPYQGPSIYTIIPMIELLYGVWYMPGGMYTMADGMVRLFKELGGTLRLDTPVDCIDIENGRAVGVHIGDTVESPDYIVCSADFPYAMKSLIRNKEAKGKYTDDKIDELEYSCSCFLLYLGLDKKLPNLSVHNIRFGGDFDQNVREIFETYTLPEDPSIYLYVPSKIDGSMAPEGCEALYVLVPVSELSKGDILWDNRTVKNYRSKVLEKLSAIPGLEDIQSHIIFEKSLTPLDFQDTFHAYNGATFGLKPTLFQSNYFRPHNKADHCEGLYFCGSSVHPGAGVPIVLTSAKLAVDELLKDDGLL; the protein is encoded by the coding sequence TTGGCCAAAAAAGTTACAATTATAGGTGCCGGAACAGCCGGACTCGCAGCGGGTATCCGCCTCTTAAAAAACGGCTACGAGGTCGATATCTGTGAACGTCTGCCGCAGGCTGGCGGTAAAATGAATCAGATCAAGGACCAGGGCTTTACCTTTGACGTGGGGCCGACCATTGTCATGATGCCCGATATTTACAGAGAAATATTTGAATACGCCGGAAAAAACCCCGAGGATTACATTCCCATGAAGCGGCTGGACCCCATGTATGTCCTCACCTTTCCAGACGGTGAACAACAACGGGTATCCTCCGAGCTGACCGAGCTGACCAGTATGCTGGAGGCCATCAGTCCCGAGGATACCCTTGGCTATTTTAACTATCTGGCCGATGTGTACAAGCGCTATCTGGTGGCCAAGGATGAGTTTATTGACAAATCCTTCCGGGACCGCGGTGATTTTTACAATCTCAAATCTCTGGCCAACGCCATGAAGCTCAAAACCTTTGACGACGCCTACACCTCCATTTCCAAATTTGTAAAAAATGAAAACCTGCGGAAGGCGCTGGCCTTCCAGACTCTTTACATTGGTATTTCGCCTTACCAGGGCCCCTCGATCTACACCATTATCCCCATGATCGAGCTGCTCTACGGCGTGTGGTACATGCCTGGCGGCATGTATACCATGGCTGACGGCATGGTGCGGCTTTTTAAGGAGCTTGGCGGCACCCTGCGTCTGGACACCCCGGTCGACTGTATTGATATCGAAAATGGCCGGGCTGTGGGCGTCCACATTGGTGATACTGTGGAATCCCCGGACTACATCGTCTGCAGCGCGGATTTTCCCTATGCCATGAAATCTCTGATTCGTAACAAGGAGGCAAAGGGTAAATATACAGACGATAAGATCGACGAGCTGGAATACTCCTGCTCCTGTTTTCTCCTCTACCTGGGTCTGGATAAAAAGCTGCCAAACCTGTCTGTGCATAATATCCGGTTCGGCGGCGATTTTGACCAGAATGTCCGGGAAATTTTTGAGACCTATACCCTGCCAGAGGACCCTTCCATCTACCTGTATGTGCCCTCAAAAATTGACGGGTCCATGGCTCCGGAGGGATGCGAGGCCCTTTACGTGCTGGTACCTGTATCCGAACTGTCCAAGGGCGATATTTTGTGGGACAACCGGACCGTCAAGAATTACCGCAGCAAGGTTCTGGAGAAGCTGTCTGCCATCCCGGGGCTTGAGGATATTCAAAGCCACATCATCTTTGAAAAAAGCCTGACCCCTCTGGATTTTCAGGACACCTTTCACGCCTATAACGGCGCGACCTTTGGGCTGAAACCAACACTGTTCCAGAGTAATTATTTCCGCCCGCACAACAAGGCTGATCACTGTGAGGGTCTTTATTTCTGTGGCAGCAGTGTGCATCCCGGCGCCGGAGTGCCCATTGTCCTCACCTCAGCCAAGCTGGCGGTGGATGAGCTTTTAAAGGATGACGGACTGCTATGA
- a CDS encoding phytoene/squalene synthase family protein, translating to MSTSLERDYAFCEDVIRKNSKSFYRAFSALPRQKALSIFAIYAFCRRADDLADIQRDRRRLETFQETFESFKAGITPDDPMWRALRHTVEHYNIGLAPFDDMLTGQRMDLSFEQPATQTALEDYCYYVAGSVGLMILPVLSKHHRLLEQNAVDLGKAMQLTNILRDVGEDLVNRRIYIPREIQLLYGYSDDELRRQTVNYTFKQLWEYEARRSEFLYKKALMGLPLFDADSRLPVLLAAVLYRQILTAVRDNHYDCFSKRAVVPKARQLLLYRQSSEAVRNLRGNPL from the coding sequence ATGAGTACCTCCCTCGAACGGGATTACGCCTTCTGTGAGGACGTGATCAGAAAAAATTCCAAGAGCTTTTACCGGGCTTTTTCGGCGCTGCCCCGTCAAAAGGCTCTGTCCATTTTTGCCATTTATGCATTTTGCCGAAGGGCTGATGATCTGGCCGATATACAGCGGGACCGCCGCAGACTTGAGACTTTTCAGGAAACCTTCGAGTCTTTCAAGGCCGGTATCACCCCAGATGATCCTATGTGGCGGGCCCTCCGTCACACGGTAGAACACTACAATATCGGGTTAGCCCCCTTTGACGACATGCTCACCGGCCAGCGTATGGATCTAAGCTTTGAGCAGCCTGCCACCCAGACTGCCCTTGAGGATTACTGCTATTACGTGGCCGGCAGTGTAGGGCTCATGATCCTGCCTGTACTCTCAAAGCATCACCGCCTTTTAGAGCAAAATGCAGTGGATCTTGGCAAGGCCATGCAGCTGACCAACATCCTCCGGGATGTGGGTGAGGATCTGGTAAACAGACGGATCTATATTCCCCGGGAAATCCAGCTACTTTATGGCTACTCAGACGACGAGCTGCGCCGCCAGACCGTTAACTACACTTTTAAGCAGCTCTGGGAATATGAGGCCCGCCGGTCTGAATTTCTTTATAAAAAAGCGCTGATGGGACTTCCCCTGTTTGACGCAGACAGCCGCCTGCCTGTACTCCTGGCTGCTGTCCTTTACCGGCAGATTCTGACCGCTGTCCGGGACAACCATTACGACTGCTTCAGCAAACGGGCTGTGGTGCCAAAGGCACGGCAGCTTTTACTCTACCGCCAGAGCAGCGAGGCTGTCCGAAATTTGAGAGGTAATCCTTTATGA
- the yaaA gene encoding peroxide stress protein YaaA, whose translation MKMILSPAKNLRTFELPGAVTSLPVFETKTAELADVLKAMTEDDFKAAMRLSDQLAALNRERCAAFRFDTDGTPALLAYDGQQYKALAAETFTPGDWQYANAHLRILDALYGVLKPLDSVYPYRLEMKNKILKEQSLYAFWGDLLYREITKDGDLPVVNLASGEYGKAVEKHLKSPREMITCTFKVMKNGEPKTHSTQSKQARGLMAGWMIRNRAAEPETLRAFDEDGYQLDEALSSDRELVFVKNIPTEVNF comes from the coding sequence ATGAAGATGATTTTATCGCCTGCAAAGAATCTCAGAACCTTTGAGCTGCCAGGCGCGGTAACCAGTCTGCCAGTGTTTGAAACAAAAACGGCAGAGCTGGCAGATGTTCTTAAAGCCATGACAGAGGATGATTTTAAGGCGGCGATGCGGCTGAGTGATCAGCTGGCTGCCCTCAACAGGGAACGCTGCGCGGCCTTTAGGTTCGATACAGACGGCACACCGGCGCTGCTGGCCTACGATGGGCAGCAGTATAAAGCCCTGGCGGCTGAGACCTTTACGCCGGGAGACTGGCAGTACGCAAATGCGCATCTGCGGATTCTCGATGCGCTTTACGGCGTATTGAAGCCTTTGGACAGCGTTTATCCCTACCGGCTGGAAATGAAAAACAAAATTTTAAAAGAACAGTCGCTGTATGCTTTCTGGGGTGATCTGCTCTACCGGGAGATTACAAAGGACGGTGATCTGCCTGTTGTGAATCTGGCCTCCGGCGAGTACGGCAAAGCGGTTGAAAAACACCTGAAGTCCCCGAGAGAGATGATCACCTGCACCTTTAAGGTCATGAAAAACGGCGAGCCAAAAACCCATTCCACACAGTCTAAGCAGGCCAGAGGCCTGATGGCAGGCTGGATGATCCGAAATCGAGCAGCGGAGCCTGAGACACTCAGGGCCTTCGATGAGGACGGTTACCAGCTGGATGAAGCGCTTTCGTCTGACAGAGAGCTTGTCTTTGTGAAAAACATCCCGACAGAGGTGAATTTTTGA